Proteins encoded by one window of Micromonospora coxensis:
- a CDS encoding GNAT family N-acetyltransferase has product MRGLERLGAGHADAVLRFERENRAWFARTVPDRGDDYFTGFAARHAALLAEQATGGCHFHVLVDDDGEVLGRFNLVDVADGSAELGYRVAERAAGRGLATAGVRQVCDLARDEYGLTRLTAETTRDNPGSLAVLRRAGFTPVGEVLLDGRPGLRHVRELTG; this is encoded by the coding sequence GTGAGGGGGTTGGAGCGGCTCGGTGCAGGTCACGCGGACGCGGTGTTGCGGTTCGAGCGGGAGAACCGGGCGTGGTTCGCGCGTACGGTGCCGGACCGGGGCGACGACTACTTCACCGGCTTCGCGGCCCGGCACGCGGCGCTCCTCGCCGAGCAGGCCACCGGCGGGTGCCACTTCCACGTCCTGGTCGACGACGACGGCGAGGTGCTCGGCCGGTTCAACCTGGTCGACGTCGCCGACGGCAGCGCCGAGCTGGGCTACCGGGTCGCCGAGCGGGCCGCCGGGCGCGGCCTCGCCACCGCCGGCGTACGGCAGGTCTGCGACCTGGCCCGGGACGAGTACGGCCTGACCCGGCTCACCGCCGAGACCACGCGCGACAACCCGGGCTCACTGGCCGTGCTGCGCCGTGCCGGCTTCACCCCGGTCGGCGAGGTGCTGCTCGACGGGCGGCCGGGGCTGCGCCACGTCAGGGAGCTGACCGGCTGA
- a CDS encoding NAD-dependent epimerase/dehydratase family protein, whose protein sequence is MRIVIVGASGNVGTALLRRLRRESGLELHGVARRLPGPDAGEPYDGVRWHSCDVGAPDAAGKLAAIFAGADAVVHLAWQIQPSHDQRTLHRTNVGGSRAVTSAVVAAGVPALVYASSVGTYAPGPKDHPVSERWPATGVDGSSYSRDKAEVEAMLDTLEAERPELRVVRLRPGLIFQRDAGTEISRYFLGPLAPVRLLRFGRIPVVPANRRLRMQAVHADDVADAYARAVLGDARGAFNVAADPVLTPDLVARHFKGWTVPVAVPVLRAAAALTWRARLQPVDTGWVDLALNAPLMSSERAETELGWRPRTDAVTALKELFAGMAARAGTDSPPMSAAPDLPGRPAALLKARTPGTGNPY, encoded by the coding sequence ATGCGGATCGTGATCGTGGGCGCCAGCGGCAACGTGGGGACGGCGCTGCTGCGCCGGTTGCGTCGGGAGTCGGGGCTGGAACTGCACGGTGTGGCCCGGCGGCTGCCCGGCCCGGACGCCGGTGAGCCGTACGACGGGGTGCGGTGGCACTCCTGCGACGTCGGGGCGCCGGACGCCGCCGGGAAGCTCGCCGCGATCTTCGCCGGGGCCGACGCGGTCGTGCACCTGGCCTGGCAGATCCAGCCCAGCCACGACCAGCGCACCCTGCACCGGACCAACGTCGGCGGCAGCCGCGCGGTGACCTCGGCCGTCGTCGCGGCCGGCGTCCCCGCCCTGGTGTACGCCTCGTCGGTCGGCACGTACGCGCCCGGCCCGAAGGACCACCCGGTCAGTGAGCGCTGGCCCGCCACCGGGGTGGACGGGTCGTCGTACAGCCGGGACAAGGCCGAGGTGGAGGCGATGCTCGACACCCTCGAAGCGGAGCGTCCCGAGCTGCGGGTGGTCCGGCTGCGCCCCGGACTGATCTTCCAGCGTGACGCGGGCACCGAGATCAGCCGGTACTTCCTCGGCCCGCTCGCCCCGGTGCGGCTGCTGCGCTTCGGGCGCATCCCGGTGGTACCCGCCAACCGGCGGCTGCGGATGCAGGCGGTGCACGCCGACGACGTCGCCGACGCGTACGCCCGGGCGGTCCTGGGTGACGCGCGCGGCGCCTTCAACGTCGCCGCGGACCCGGTGCTGACCCCGGATCTGGTGGCCCGGCACTTCAAGGGCTGGACGGTCCCGGTGGCCGTCCCGGTGCTGCGCGCCGCCGCCGCGCTGACCTGGCGCGCCCGCCTGCAACCGGTCGACACCGGCTGGGTCGACCTGGCGTTGAACGCCCCGCTGATGTCCAGCGAGCGTGCCGAGACCGAACTCGGCTGGCGCCCGCGCACCGACGCCGTCACCGCGCTCAAGGAACTCTTCGCCGGCATGGCGGCGCGCGCCGGCACCGACTCGCCGCCGATGAGCGCGGCTCCCGACCTCCCCGGCCGCCCCGCCGCCCTGCTCAAGGCCCGCACCCCCGGCACCGGCAACCCCTACTGA
- a CDS encoding right-handed parallel beta-helix repeat-containing protein — MSPRTSPARRTLGVLSALVLAVAAVGLVEAPASANTRVCHAGDLGTYGQCVAGMNANAYDQIVITSMIQVPDGHTGGYAISGVSGKRISGAGDGVGFHYQGRQSTSIVSIHHSQHVVVENLRLSGSFDGSESFRCTDGCGAPVFVFGENGSTQHITFDRVHIRNVRADAAVVLGTWHLNWWGSTIENAGEMGLHLGYDEPVRHNRYVRVEWNTFRDIRVNALWLQVSGAGGHWDNGVANNYFERNHRAGIYSCGGRICDGGQIVIAPGASWLTLYKNVVTDSSCGVCVNGDAHGIEMNTLTGVKILDNRVSNHSGISIYANSNSVLNDLEISWNQLFGNDRNAPQLDRSGVQRNNVVVQGNSA, encoded by the coding sequence GTGTCTCCACGGACAAGCCCGGCGCGGCGCACGCTGGGCGTACTCTCGGCACTCGTCCTGGCGGTCGCGGCCGTCGGCCTGGTCGAGGCGCCCGCGAGTGCGAACACCAGGGTCTGCCATGCCGGTGACCTCGGCACCTACGGTCAGTGCGTGGCCGGCATGAACGCCAACGCCTACGACCAGATCGTGATCACCTCGATGATCCAGGTACCCGACGGCCACACCGGCGGCTACGCGATCAGCGGCGTCTCCGGCAAGCGGATCTCCGGCGCGGGTGACGGGGTGGGCTTCCACTACCAGGGCCGGCAGAGCACCTCGATCGTCAGCATCCACCACTCCCAGCACGTCGTGGTGGAGAACCTGCGCCTGTCCGGCTCGTTCGACGGCAGCGAGTCCTTCCGCTGCACCGACGGGTGCGGCGCGCCCGTCTTCGTGTTCGGTGAGAACGGCAGCACCCAACACATCACCTTCGACCGGGTGCACATCCGCAACGTGCGCGCCGACGCGGCGGTGGTGCTCGGCACCTGGCACCTGAACTGGTGGGGCTCGACCATCGAGAACGCCGGTGAGATGGGCCTGCACCTGGGCTACGACGAGCCGGTGCGGCACAACCGCTACGTCCGCGTCGAGTGGAACACCTTCCGCGACATCCGCGTCAACGCGCTCTGGCTCCAGGTGAGCGGGGCCGGTGGTCACTGGGACAACGGCGTGGCGAACAACTACTTCGAGCGCAACCACCGGGCCGGCATCTACTCCTGCGGCGGCCGGATCTGCGACGGCGGGCAGATCGTCATCGCGCCGGGCGCGAGCTGGCTCACCCTCTACAAGAACGTCGTCACCGACTCATCGTGCGGGGTCTGCGTCAACGGCGACGCCCACGGCATCGAGATGAACACGTTGACCGGCGTGAAGATCCTCGACAACCGGGTCAGCAACCACAGCGGCATCTCCATCTACGCCAACAGCAACTCCGTGCTGAACGACCTGGAGATCTCCTGGAACCAGCTCTTCGGCAACGACCGCAACGCTCCGCAGCTCGACCGGAGCGGTGTCCAGCGCAACAACGTGGTGGTCCAGGGCAACTCGGCCTGA
- a CDS encoding phosphatase PAP2 family protein, protein MNHTGTTDVPDISVEWYRDVVDVASDSPTPVQWFAAHFTEGAILLLGALFLLAAAPRLLRGGPAERAVALVAPVAVVLAYGCSEGLKTVFDQDRPCRDAVRIVAAQCPPAGDWSFPSNHATIAGALAVATLLCSRRLGLLAAPLALLAALSRVFVGVHYPHDVAAGLLLGAAATLTVTLLAARPTADLLNRRTDRTTRLPVTAHRR, encoded by the coding sequence ATGAATCACACCGGCACGACGGACGTTCCCGACATCAGCGTAGAGTGGTACCGCGACGTCGTCGACGTGGCGTCCGACAGCCCGACACCCGTCCAGTGGTTCGCGGCGCACTTCACCGAGGGTGCGATCCTGCTGCTCGGCGCGCTGTTCCTGCTCGCCGCCGCGCCCCGGCTGCTCCGGGGCGGCCCGGCGGAACGGGCCGTCGCCCTGGTCGCGCCGGTCGCCGTGGTCCTCGCCTACGGGTGCAGCGAAGGGCTGAAGACCGTCTTCGACCAGGACCGGCCCTGCCGCGACGCCGTCCGGATCGTGGCCGCGCAGTGCCCGCCGGCCGGTGACTGGTCCTTCCCGAGCAACCACGCCACCATCGCCGGCGCGCTGGCCGTGGCCACGCTGCTCTGCTCCCGCCGGCTCGGGCTGCTCGCCGCACCGCTGGCGCTGCTCGCCGCGCTCTCCCGGGTCTTCGTCGGCGTGCACTACCCGCACGACGTCGCCGCCGGGCTGCTCCTCGGCGCGGCGGCGACGCTCACCGTCACACTCCTGGCCGCCCGCCCCACCGCCGACCTGCTGAATCGCCGCACCGACCGCACCACCCGACTCCCCGTCACCGCCCACCGCCGCTGA
- a CDS encoding FHA domain-containing protein: protein MGGYFEVHGVGGVRLVPLTADALTIGRAPGNEVTVDSKLVSRLHALVERFPSGWTIRDLGSTNGTTVNGLPVREARLLRHGDRVEIGPARLVFHAPQLTGTRTVGVEPPPPAPTLTRREQELIEVLCRPYVSGGTAFPEPPTVRALATALGVSESAVKKHLTNLYDKFGLVSNDERRRSRLAGEAVRRGATGA, encoded by the coding sequence ATGGGGGGCTACTTCGAGGTCCACGGGGTGGGCGGCGTCCGGCTGGTGCCGCTGACCGCCGACGCGCTGACCATCGGCCGGGCCCCCGGCAACGAGGTGACCGTCGACAGCAAGCTGGTCTCCCGGCTGCACGCGCTCGTGGAACGCTTCCCGTCCGGCTGGACCATCCGTGACCTGGGCAGCACCAACGGCACCACGGTCAACGGCCTGCCGGTGCGCGAGGCGCGGCTGTTGCGGCACGGCGACCGGGTGGAGATCGGCCCGGCCCGGCTGGTGTTCCACGCGCCCCAGCTCACCGGCACCCGCACGGTCGGGGTGGAGCCACCGCCGCCGGCCCCGACGCTGACCCGGCGCGAGCAGGAGCTGATCGAGGTGCTCTGCCGCCCGTACGTCTCCGGTGGGACCGCCTTCCCGGAGCCGCCGACGGTCCGGGCGCTGGCCACCGCGCTCGGGGTCAGCGAGAGCGCGGTGAAGAAGCACCTGACCAACCTGTACGACAAGTTCGGGCTGGTCAGCAACGACGAGCGGCGGCGGTCCCGGCTGGCCGGCGAGGCGGTCCGCCGGGGTGCGACCGGGGCCTGA
- a CDS encoding glycoside hydrolase family 65 protein: protein MRDDESWRIRRTDADLDRLGETESLLALGNGWIGWRGTLDEGEPVEMPGSYLNGFHERRELTYPEDGYAFPQHSDTVVSAPNAALVKLWVAGEPLDLRTGTLRTHEQVLDLRAGVVERRTEWISPGGHGVRVRSTRLVSLPRHAVAAVRYEVEPLGDDPVPLRVCSDVQANERVPERGDDPRAATVVHDPLTAEARRSDGCSGVLVHRTGRSAQRVAVAVTHETEPPDGFTTSDDCTPDRLRLTVEGRLRPGDRLRITKFAAYECAPVDGTPPDALADLVAAEAADAREHGFDALLADQRAALDALWTTADVELDGDPELQQAVRFAVFHLLQAGRPDGDRTIPAKGLTGNGYDGHVLWDTESYVLPVLTYLAPEVTRSALRWRHAHLPEARERAAELRLPGATFPWRTIAGRECSGYWPAGTAALHVNADIADAVLRYVAATGDEEFVGEAGLELLVETARLWHGFGHWSDDGAFHVTGVTGPDEYAALVDDNLFTNLMVRRNLRGAADAAERHPVRAAELGVEAAEIAGWRAAADAVAVPYDRKRGVHQQAAGFTEQPEWDFAALTDDDYPLLLHFPYLELYRKQVVKQADLVLAMQRCPGEFTAEEKARNFAYYEARTVRDSSLSAGSQAVLAAEVGHLDLAYDLFAEAALHDLADLGDKTTDGLHLAALAGAWTAVVEGFGGLRDDRGDLSFAPRLPARIRRLAFSLRWRGQRLRVTLTRDEARYELPDDPDGTVELRHSGEPVRVTGAAPVTLPMPPVPDPGPEPPSPPGRRPHPRSTP, encoded by the coding sequence GTGCGCGACGACGAGAGCTGGCGGATCCGCCGTACCGACGCCGACCTGGACCGACTCGGCGAGACGGAGTCGCTCCTCGCGCTGGGCAACGGCTGGATCGGCTGGCGCGGCACCCTCGACGAGGGCGAGCCGGTCGAGATGCCCGGCAGCTACCTCAACGGCTTCCACGAGCGGCGCGAGCTGACCTATCCCGAGGACGGGTACGCCTTCCCGCAGCACAGCGACACCGTGGTCAGCGCGCCCAACGCCGCCCTGGTCAAGCTCTGGGTGGCCGGCGAACCGCTGGACCTGCGCACCGGCACCCTGCGTACCCACGAACAGGTGCTGGACCTACGGGCCGGCGTGGTGGAACGACGGACCGAGTGGATCTCGCCGGGCGGGCACGGGGTACGCGTGCGCAGCACCCGGCTGGTCTCGCTGCCCCGGCACGCGGTCGCCGCCGTCCGGTACGAGGTGGAACCGCTCGGCGACGACCCGGTGCCGCTCCGGGTCTGCTCGGACGTGCAGGCCAACGAGCGGGTGCCGGAACGCGGCGACGACCCGCGCGCCGCCACGGTCGTCCACGACCCGTTGACCGCCGAGGCCCGCCGCTCCGACGGCTGCTCCGGGGTGCTGGTCCACCGCACCGGGCGCAGCGCCCAGCGGGTCGCCGTCGCGGTGACCCACGAGACGGAGCCGCCGGACGGTTTCACCACCTCCGACGACTGCACCCCGGACCGGCTGCGGCTGACCGTCGAGGGCCGGCTGCGTCCCGGCGACCGGCTGCGGATCACCAAGTTCGCCGCGTACGAGTGCGCGCCGGTCGACGGGACCCCGCCGGACGCGCTGGCCGACCTGGTCGCCGCCGAGGCCGCCGACGCGAGGGAGCACGGCTTCGACGCCCTCCTCGCCGACCAGCGGGCCGCCCTCGACGCGCTCTGGACGACCGCCGACGTGGAACTCGACGGCGACCCGGAACTCCAGCAGGCCGTCCGGTTCGCCGTGTTCCACCTGCTCCAGGCCGGCCGGCCCGACGGTGACCGGACCATCCCGGCGAAGGGCCTCACCGGCAACGGCTACGACGGCCACGTCCTGTGGGACACCGAGAGCTACGTGCTGCCGGTGCTGACGTACCTGGCGCCGGAGGTCACCCGCTCGGCGCTGCGCTGGCGGCACGCCCACCTGCCCGAGGCCCGGGAACGCGCCGCCGAGCTGCGGCTGCCCGGGGCCACCTTCCCGTGGCGGACCATCGCCGGCCGGGAGTGCTCCGGCTACTGGCCCGCCGGCACCGCCGCCCTGCACGTCAACGCCGACATCGCCGACGCCGTGCTGCGCTACGTCGCGGCCACCGGCGACGAGGAGTTCGTCGGCGAGGCGGGGCTGGAGCTGCTGGTGGAGACCGCGCGGCTCTGGCACGGCTTCGGGCACTGGTCGGACGACGGCGCCTTTCACGTCACCGGCGTCACCGGCCCCGACGAGTACGCCGCCCTGGTCGACGACAACCTCTTCACGAACCTGATGGTCCGGCGCAACCTGCGCGGCGCCGCCGACGCCGCCGAGCGGCACCCGGTACGCGCCGCCGAGTTGGGTGTCGAGGCCGCCGAGATCGCCGGCTGGCGGGCCGCCGCCGACGCGGTCGCCGTCCCGTACGACCGCAAGCGCGGCGTGCACCAGCAGGCGGCCGGCTTCACCGAGCAGCCCGAGTGGGACTTCGCCGCGCTGACCGACGACGACTACCCGCTGCTGCTGCACTTCCCCTACCTGGAGCTGTACCGCAAGCAGGTGGTCAAGCAGGCCGACCTGGTGCTGGCCATGCAGCGCTGCCCGGGCGAGTTCACCGCCGAGGAGAAGGCCCGCAACTTCGCCTACTACGAGGCCCGTACCGTCCGCGACTCGTCGCTCTCCGCCGGCTCGCAGGCGGTGCTCGCCGCCGAGGTCGGGCACCTGGACCTGGCGTACGACCTGTTCGCCGAGGCGGCCCTGCACGACCTGGCCGACCTGGGCGACAAGACCACCGACGGGCTGCACCTGGCCGCCCTCGCCGGCGCCTGGACCGCGGTGGTGGAGGGCTTCGGCGGGCTGCGCGACGACCGGGGCGACCTGTCGTTCGCGCCCCGGCTGCCGGCCCGGATCCGCCGGCTCGCATTCAGCCTGCGCTGGCGCGGGCAGCGGCTGCGGGTCACCCTCACCCGCGACGAGGCCCGCTACGAGCTGCCCGACGACCCGGACGGCACCGTGGAGCTGCGCCATTCCGGTGAGCCGGTACGCGTCACCGGCGCCGCCCCGGTCACCCTGCCCATGCCCCCGGTCCCCGATCCCGGCCCCGAGCCCCCGTCACCCCCCGGCCGCCGCCCCCACCCCCGCAGCACCCCCTGA
- a CDS encoding serine/threonine-protein kinase, whose amino-acid sequence MVHSEQSVEQSPHPVLGVDGCTDAVEVGRGGFGVVYRAWQPTFSRWVAVKVLAADWHGPSRTRFERELRTLGRLSGHPHIVTLHQAGRTAAGNPYLLMAYEEGGSLGDRLRGGAAGDWREAVAGGISVAGALETAHRAGVLHRDVKPENILISGYGEPKLADFGQARPCSADRTDPRGRITASVLHAAPEVLRGAPASVAADVYALASTVLHWIHGTPAFAPAAGESLESLLRRVAVDPVPDLRADGVPEGVCAALERAMAKDPARRPATAAEFADELRAAQAAAGVPVTPFVLGGGDAAGPAADEPGGAAASLSLTDRRHAALALSATVERRPPRVRPRALLRAFGLLTALAAVLATGYSQAVPTPAPVQLPVTLALGELELYAESDEQVVSVRNRDDRPVRVTGVTLSGPSRADLRIVRDGCSPGPVGPGGRCEVRLVAVPRSAGPIRASLELTAAGRPVSTTLTGVAQPRRASRDDAPPGPCYADAYQVGASAYGHAGGLKAISVKQYWSPSCRATMAYVWVWKQYRDNVAVDGGTWTVDLAVRADRPVLRQRAVGQPYELWTEPHRSAGGCTTASATVTADRTKAATSATTEPYCDR is encoded by the coding sequence ATGGTCCACAGCGAGCAGTCGGTCGAGCAGAGCCCGCACCCCGTACTCGGGGTGGACGGCTGCACCGATGCCGTCGAGGTCGGGCGGGGCGGCTTCGGCGTCGTCTACCGGGCCTGGCAGCCGACCTTCTCCCGCTGGGTGGCGGTCAAGGTGCTCGCCGCCGACTGGCACGGCCCGTCCCGCACCCGCTTCGAGCGGGAACTGCGGACGCTGGGTCGGCTCTCCGGCCATCCGCACATCGTCACCCTGCACCAGGCCGGTCGCACCGCCGCCGGCAATCCGTACCTGCTCATGGCGTACGAGGAGGGTGGCTCGCTCGGTGACCGGCTGCGCGGCGGGGCGGCCGGCGACTGGCGGGAGGCCGTCGCCGGTGGGATCAGCGTGGCCGGCGCGCTGGAGACCGCGCACCGGGCCGGTGTGCTGCACCGCGACGTGAAACCCGAGAACATCCTGATCTCCGGGTACGGCGAGCCGAAGCTGGCCGACTTCGGGCAGGCCCGCCCCTGTTCGGCGGACCGCACCGACCCCCGGGGCAGGATCACCGCCAGCGTGCTGCACGCCGCGCCGGAGGTGCTGCGCGGCGCGCCGGCCTCGGTCGCCGCGGACGTCTACGCGCTCGCCTCGACGGTGCTGCACTGGATCCACGGCACGCCCGCCTTCGCTCCCGCCGCCGGCGAGTCGCTGGAGTCGCTGCTGCGCCGCGTCGCCGTCGATCCGGTGCCGGACCTGCGCGCGGACGGCGTACCCGAGGGGGTGTGCGCGGCGCTGGAGCGGGCGATGGCCAAGGACCCGGCGCGGCGGCCCGCGACGGCCGCCGAGTTCGCCGACGAGCTGCGTGCGGCGCAGGCGGCGGCCGGGGTGCCGGTCACCCCGTTCGTCCTCGGCGGGGGCGACGCCGCCGGGCCGGCGGCGGACGAGCCGGGCGGCGCCGCCGCGTCGCTGTCGCTGACCGACCGCCGCCACGCCGCCCTGGCGCTGTCGGCCACCGTCGAGCGCCGGCCGCCCCGGGTACGCCCGCGCGCGCTGCTGCGCGCGTTCGGGCTGCTCACCGCGCTGGCGGCGGTGCTCGCCACCGGCTACTCCCAGGCCGTGCCGACGCCCGCCCCGGTGCAGTTGCCGGTCACCCTGGCCCTCGGCGAGCTGGAGCTCTACGCCGAGTCCGACGAGCAGGTGGTGTCGGTGCGCAACCGCGACGACCGGCCGGTCCGGGTGACCGGGGTGACGCTGAGCGGGCCGTCCCGGGCGGACCTGCGGATCGTCCGCGACGGATGCAGCCCCGGACCGGTGGGGCCGGGTGGCCGCTGCGAGGTGCGGCTGGTCGCCGTCCCGCGGTCCGCCGGCCCGATCCGGGCGTCGCTGGAGCTGACCGCTGCCGGCCGGCCGGTGTCGACGACCCTCACCGGCGTCGCCCAGCCGCGCCGGGCCAGTCGGGACGACGCCCCGCCCGGCCCCTGCTACGCCGACGCCTACCAGGTCGGCGCGTCCGCCTACGGGCACGCGGGCGGCCTGAAGGCGATCTCGGTCAAGCAGTACTGGTCGCCGAGCTGCCGGGCGACCATGGCGTACGTCTGGGTGTGGAAGCAGTACCGGGACAACGTCGCCGTCGACGGCGGCACCTGGACGGTCGACCTGGCGGTGCGGGCCGACCGGCCGGTGCTCCGCCAGCGCGCGGTCGGGCAGCCGTACGAGCTGTGGACCGAGCCGCACCGGTCGGCGGGCGGCTGCACCACCGCGTCGGCGACGGTGACCGCCGACCGGACGAAGGCGGCCACCTCGGCCACCACCGAGCCGTACTGCGACCGGTGA
- a CDS encoding SAM-dependent methyltransferase, translating into MQARPTGRGVPVTAPTDAEHAPNVARMYDYFLGGCHNFAADRAAAEKILEIFPDTGIAAQANRHFLRRAVRHAAEQGIRQFLDIGAGLPTQGNVHEIVRQVAPDSRVVYVDHDPVAVAYAKRLLPTDDRTVVVRADLRRPDELLAHPDVRAAVDLGRPVAVLLVAVLHFVTDAEDPYAAVARLRDATVPGSQLVLSHLTMDGAPPLPAQQGQAVYRRSSAPLVPRTHADVLRFLDGYDLVEPGLVPVAEWRPDGEPQERISHGYGGVGVRR; encoded by the coding sequence ATGCAGGCGCGACCGACAGGGAGGGGAGTGCCGGTGACCGCGCCGACCGATGCGGAGCACGCGCCGAACGTGGCCCGGATGTACGACTACTTCCTGGGCGGCTGCCACAACTTCGCGGCCGACCGGGCCGCCGCCGAGAAGATCCTGGAGATCTTCCCGGACACCGGCATCGCCGCCCAGGCCAACCGCCACTTCCTGCGCCGGGCCGTGCGCCACGCCGCCGAGCAGGGGATCCGCCAGTTCCTCGACATCGGCGCGGGGCTGCCCACCCAGGGCAACGTGCACGAGATCGTCCGCCAGGTCGCACCCGACTCGCGGGTGGTCTACGTCGACCACGACCCGGTCGCCGTCGCGTACGCCAAGCGGCTGCTGCCGACCGACGACCGCACCGTCGTCGTCCGCGCCGACCTGCGCCGCCCCGACGAGCTGCTGGCCCACCCCGACGTGCGGGCCGCCGTCGACCTCGGCCGGCCGGTGGCGGTGCTGCTGGTCGCGGTGCTGCACTTCGTCACCGACGCCGAGGACCCGTACGCCGCGGTCGCCCGGCTGCGCGACGCCACCGTCCCCGGCAGCCAACTGGTGCTCTCCCACCTCACCATGGACGGCGCGCCGCCGCTGCCGGCGCAGCAGGGGCAGGCCGTCTACCGGCGCAGCAGTGCCCCGCTGGTGCCCCGCACCCACGCCGACGTGCTGCGCTTCCTCGACGGGTACGACCTGGTCGAGCCGGGCCTGGTCCCGGTGGCGGAGTGGCGGCCGGACGGCGAGCCGCAGGAGCGCATCTCGCACGGCTACGGCGGGGTCGGCGTCCGCCGCTGA
- a CDS encoding prepilin peptidase, with protein sequence MSTTPDRHPEPTAESLSVRGLAALALAPPLRLAVARHAVPPGSPARTGCDGCGASLRLGGPGSGPAARCPRCRTRIGAPAGSVEAGLAAALAVLVLLDAPLAERAAVAWWLVWAIPLVLIDLAVRRLPDRFTAPAAAGVVALLAVAASTGAGFEPWLRAVAAGVGLGLAFAATTLLLGRRGFGLGDAKLAVGVGALLGWYGWPVLLAGVVLTFAFSAVTSLGLLLARKVTWSTHLPFGPFLVLGTCAALLLTP encoded by the coding sequence ATTTCGACGACACCGGATCGTCACCCGGAACCGACGGCTGAATCACTCTCCGTACGGGGCCTGGCCGCCCTGGCCCTGGCCCCGCCACTGCGGCTCGCGGTCGCCCGGCACGCCGTACCCCCGGGGTCGCCGGCCCGGACCGGGTGCGACGGCTGCGGCGCCTCGCTCCGCCTGGGTGGGCCCGGGTCCGGCCCGGCGGCCCGCTGTCCGCGCTGTCGGACCCGGATCGGGGCGCCGGCCGGCAGCGTGGAGGCCGGCCTGGCCGCCGCCCTGGCCGTGCTGGTGCTGCTCGACGCGCCGCTCGCCGAGCGCGCGGCCGTCGCGTGGTGGTTGGTCTGGGCGATTCCGCTGGTCCTGATCGACCTGGCCGTCCGCCGACTGCCCGACCGGTTCACCGCACCGGCCGCGGCGGGAGTGGTCGCGCTGCTCGCGGTGGCCGCGTCGACCGGGGCGGGATTCGAGCCGTGGCTGCGGGCGGTGGCGGCCGGCGTCGGGCTCGGGCTCGCGTTCGCCGCCACCACGCTGCTGCTCGGCCGGCGCGGCTTCGGCCTCGGCGACGCCAAGCTGGCGGTCGGCGTCGGCGCTCTGCTCGGCTGGTACGGCTGGCCGGTGCTGCTGGCCGGGGTGGTGCTGACGTTCGCGTTCTCGGCGGTGACCAGCCTCGGGCTGCTGCTCGCCAGGAAGGTGACCTGGTCGACCCACCTGCCCTTCGGCCCGTTCCTGGTCCTGGGCACCTGCGCCGCCCTCCTCCTCACCCCCTGA
- a CDS encoding type II toxin-antitoxin system Phd/YefM family antitoxin codes for MRTVNFTQLRQNLAAELDSVINDAEEVVMTRSGHEPVVIVPLAEYESMKETEYLLRNPSNAAALRRSMAELEQGDAAERDLIDPATVRDVA; via the coding sequence GTGCGGACCGTGAACTTCACCCAGCTACGGCAGAACCTGGCCGCCGAACTCGACAGCGTCATCAACGACGCGGAGGAAGTGGTGATGACTCGATCCGGCCACGAGCCCGTGGTGATCGTGCCCCTTGCGGAGTACGAGTCGATGAAGGAGACCGAGTACCTGCTACGCAACCCGAGCAACGCCGCCGCCCTGCGCAGGTCGATGGCGGAGCTTGAGCAGGGCGATGCGGCCGAGCGGGATCTGATCGACCCGGCCACCGTGCGGGACGTCGCGTGA
- a CDS encoding anthrone oxygenase family protein has protein sequence MRTLSLAAATVATGLMAGLFFAYACSVVPGLAAVDDRTFVGTMQSINRRILNGWFLAAFLGAVLLIGLAVALHVTVDGRVLAWTVAALVSYGATLLITMRCNVPLNDRLDAAGPVDRIADLRALRDGFEASWARWNLARTVTTVVAFACLVAALASGRS, from the coding sequence ATGCGAACCCTCTCCCTCGCCGCCGCCACCGTCGCCACCGGTCTCATGGCGGGGCTCTTCTTCGCGTACGCCTGCTCGGTGGTGCCGGGCCTGGCGGCGGTCGACGACCGGACGTTCGTCGGGACCATGCAGTCGATCAACCGGCGGATCCTCAACGGCTGGTTCCTCGCGGCGTTCCTCGGCGCGGTGCTGCTGATCGGTCTGGCGGTGGCGCTGCACGTCACGGTCGACGGCCGGGTGCTGGCCTGGACGGTCGCGGCGCTGGTGTCGTACGGCGCCACGCTGCTGATCACCATGCGGTGCAACGTGCCGCTCAATGACCGGCTCGACGCGGCCGGGCCGGTGGACCGCATCGCCGACCTGCGGGCGCTGCGGGACGGCTTCGAGGCGAGCTGGGCGCGGTGGAACCTGGCCCGTACGGTCACCACCGTCGTCGCGTTCGCCTGCCTGGTCGCCGCGCTGGCGTCCGGGCGGTCCTGA